The Nostoc sp. PCC 7524 nucleotide sequence ATTTTCCTTTAGCTTTTACATTGGTTTATGTAGTTGGTTTTATTGCTGCTGTTACCATCGGTTCCATTGCTTGGTATAACTCTAAACGTCCTGTAGGTTGGGAAAGTAAAGAGCGCCCTGACTTTGTACCTAAAGTTGAAAAAGAAGAAACTCCGGGTCTGGGTGAACCGAAGTCATAAATCGTGATTAGTCATTAGTCGTTAGTCAAGATCAATAGACTATGGACTTTTGACTATGGTTAATTTTGAACTTCAACCCAACGACGGTAAAGCTTTTTAATTTGTTTGAGCAGTGCAGTCTGTGCTGACTGATTAGACTCGTTGGGTTTGGTTAGCTCCTGCAATTTTGTCAGGAGTCTTGCCTCTTCGATCGCGACTTCACCATCACTGTAAATTAAACCACTGATGGCCTCAATGAGATTTTCGCAGTCTTCGGTACTGGGGCGATCGCCTAAGTATTCATTCACCCATGTGTAACATTCGTTTGGTTGTACAGCCACTAATTCATATAGCCAAGGCTTAATTTCTGGATCATTAGCCAAACCTTTAGCTTGAGCGATTTCACGTAAATATTGCCGTTCTTCAGGCTGGATTTTGCCATCAATCCAAGCGGCTCCTATCAGGATTTTAACTAAATTTTTGACATTGGAATCAGTAACCATTGCTGCCTCCTCTGGGAGATTCAGGCTTTCATCAAATCGTACAATCCCTGATCGTATTCACTCGGAATTGTTGGTTTTTCTTAAGCGCACCATGAAAAAGCCATCCATATCCTCACAATGCGGCCAAACTTTTAACCAACCTTGGGGTGTTGCATAGCCAGCATAAGGTGAATCAAGACTGGGGGCTACAATTTGCCAATCGGGATGCTTTGTTAAAAATTCTGTGATCACATCTTCATTTTCGGCTGGATGTAAAGTACAAGTAGCGTAGACTAACACCCCACCGGGTTTGACAAAATTTGATGTTTGTGACATGAGTTCTTTTTGGAGTGTAGAGAGTTCAAATACAGATTCTGGTGTTTGTCGCCAACGCGCATCAGCATGGCGGTGTAAAGTTCCTAAACCAGAGCAAGGAGCATCTAATAAAACTCGGTCAGCAGTGTGATTAAACTGCGATAAATCACGGCTGTCACCAGTGCAAATTTGAATTGAGTGTAAACCCAAGCGTTGGGCATTTTCTTTCAGTTTACGCAATCGGGAGGCGGTGCGATCGCAAGCCCAAATTTTTCCTTGATCCTCCATCAATTCAGCCATGTGAGTAGTTTTCCCCCCAGGCGCAGCACAAGCATCAACCACGACTTCGCCTGGTTGGGGGTCGAGAAAATGACTCACTAATTGGGCGCTAGCATCCTGTACAACCCACCAACCTTGACTAAATCCTGGTAAATTCTTAATCGGGCCAGTATTGCCAATTAATCTTAAAGCTTGGGGTAAATTAGGTATCCACCTGGCTAAAATCCCCGCCGATGTTAACGATGTCTCTACTTCCTCAATGGAAGTACGCAAGGGATTGATTCTCAGGTCGATGGTGGGTGTTTGGTTCATCCATTCACAGAGTCTTTCTGTTGCCTCTAAACCCAGTTGTTCTAACCAGACTTCTATAATCCAGTCAGGAAAACTGTGTAAAATGCCCAAACGTTCTACTGGATTTTCTGGTAATTTCAGGGGGTCTGGTAATGTTTGAGCTAAACGAACATATTGACGTAACAAACCATTGACAAAACCTGTAAGTCCAGCCAAGCCATTTTCCTTAGCTAATTGGACTGTGGTATTAACAGCAGCCGACTCAGGGATACGTTCTTGATAACGCAGTTGATAAAAGCCTAAATGTAAAATGCTGCGGAGATCACTTGGCTGTTGATGAGATTTCTTAGTGGCAAGTTGGTCAATGAGAGCGTCAAGGGTGCGTTGCCTGCGAACACTACCATATACTAATTCTGTAACTAGCCGACGATCAATATCAGACAATTTAAATTTTTGCAGCACTCTATCTAATGCAACATCAGCATAAGCTCCTTTATGCACATCTCGTAGGGTAATAAAAGCTATTTGACGTGGGTTGGTCATGAAAATTTTTCAGTGAGTATAGGATTAAATTTTAATTTTTTCAGACTAATTTACTTAGATTTTGATAATTTTTGTTTTGCTCAACCCATCAAATTAACAGTAAAAGCAATCAGTAACAGAGATAATTTTATATATATGGTAGTAGGCATATAGATTAGGATATCCAACAATCCTAAAACCTTCACAATGAAAGACTTTTAATTCTGTCACCCCTAAAGGGGTTCGCCACTTGCTATATGCCGGGGAACCCGTCCACCGCAGTGGCTCACCTGTCACCTATCACCTGTCCCCTGCTATAAATCATAAATCAGAACCCTAGTTTCTCACAGAAACCAGGGTTCTTAGCTGTCTCGAATAATTTAGCTGACTAGGAAATAAACAACTATTATCGAGACATATATGGATCTACACTACTGATTTCAAATTCACAGGCTCTAGAGACTAATTCTGCTGGCAATTCATCAAAACTCACTAAAGATAAATAATTGCGGTCTTTGATGAGTTCTTTAGCCAATAAGAAACCAGCAATTGTCCATGTTTGATATTTTCTGGCTTGCTTACCGATGAGTCTCCCTTTCTTGCCATCATAATATTCTGGCCATTCATCTTCAAAAATGCGTGTTTGAGCAATTTCAATAGCCTTAGCTACCAGATAAGGTTTATTAGTTTTGATAGATGCTGCGCTTAACATCCACATGAGAACGGGCCAACTGCCAGCATTATGATATGACCAAGGTATATTTTTAGGGTCGCATCCTGTGACAATTCTGTATTCTTCATTTTCTAAAGCTGGATAACAGATTTTCATGGGCATATCTCCCACTAAATCTTCCCATCTTTCCTCAATCAGAGTCATGATGGCTTGCGCTTGTTCTTCGGTAGCGAGGTCGGAAATAATTGCCATCAAGTTACCTAGGGAAAAGAAACGAGTATCTAACTGGGATGGCCCGACATTACCAGCTAAATAACCACCTTTTTTTGGTAGCCATTTGTCTAATTCATAGTAAGGAATAGAGTCTACATAGATATTAAATAAATTAACTGCGGCTTTACCGTATTCTTCACTTTTGAAACGGTAAATAGCATTGAGGCGATTAATATCTATCCAATAATGCTGACGGATATGGGCGCACAATAGAGGTAAGCGATTATCAATTGCTTCTACAATATCTTGATTACCCTGACAAATTAACATTTCACGAGCAGCCCGCAATGCCGCATAAAATAAAACTTGTAATTCCAGAGGATGTCCATAAATCCCCATTCTTCGGTCAATCATGCAAGCGCCATCTGGAACTAACAGCGTCGGGTACATATCAAAACGATTAGCCAAGCAGATTTCCATAATCAACCTGATACCAGTTTGGAATTCAGGCTGATAGGCTAGAGATATATCTTTGGTGGCAACCACATAAGCACGCAATAACAGAATCCACCATAAACAAGAATCTACTGGCGTAACTCTAGCGATCGCGTGTTCACCAAAATCTGCTTCTAAATACTCTGCACCATTATCTGATACTACTTTAAAACTAGCTGGAATTAAACCCCTACCCGGCTTATAGGCATCTAATTGTCTTTCTTTAGGCTGTAACTTTAAAGTTTCTTCTAAAAAGTTGCGGACAATATCTGTTCTGCCTTTGATCAGAAAAATCAAAGCTGAAGAAACAAAATCCCGAATAAAACATTGGTCGTAATTCAGCGCCTCTACAGAAATATCAAAAGCAGCTACTGTCCCGACTGGGCGACCTTGATAATATAAGATAGATTTTTCTAGTGCTTCCCAAGCTGATGCTTCTATGCTTTCATCTGTTAGTAATTCATTGATTTTTTGCATCGCCAGACTAACTCCATTGAGGGTGTAAATTTTTGTTGGTAGATGCGCTTACTTTGTCTAATTTTTTGCTATTTATCAGTATATAAAGACAGCCTATGTCGCAATAGCAAAAATCATCCCACACCAACAGCTTGATGTTAAATTACAAGCTGCTACTACTTTGTATGATGCGTCATGGACAATTAATTAACCTTTAATCAATTATTATTGTGGTAAGCTACAGCTAGCTGTGATTTCATACCCCAACTAATAATATGATTAATACATAACAGTTATACAAGATATATTTTTAGATTACTTTTCGCTCTTTTTTCGTGTGCAGAGCTTTCCTTTACCAAAGAAAAATATATTTGTCTAACTGTTTAAGGTTCCTATAAAGAGAAGTATCTAAGACTTCTAGTTATCTTTACTTAGTTAGGATTCTGTTTTCAAAACTAACATTCCCCTACAAATTAATAATTTATAACGTTTTTTAAAAATTTGCAATATGAATAATTGCAAATTCTAAGATGTCAATACCTTCAAAGGATTATATATCTTACACTACAGAAATAGTAACTGGTGTGACGATTGAATTGTAATCAGCAATTAACCATCAAAAATTTTAGTAAGTACAATATTGTAGTTGTGCTTTAACATACAAAAAATATTAAAGCGTCACTGTCGTATCATCTTCGAGATAATAGCATAAGCTAAAAAGTTAGAATGAGATAATGGTGAAATTACTCAAGTAAAATTGAGCATTTTTCAGTAAAATTGCCAAAATTTATTGTTAATAGCATCCTAGACATAAATTTGCTAGTTCAGCATTGATTTGTGCAGTTTTTGCGTGCAAAGCTAATAGATCAGCTTTTTTGAGAGAATGACTGAATCTAACGACTCAAATATATAAAGTAGTTTAGTATTAAGCCTAGGACGTGATAGAACAACGAAAAGTTGCGATCGCCGTACTCGCAGAAAATCGCAGGAAAAGTGGGGCGTAGCCCATTGCCTACGGTAATTTCAGAGCATTAGACTGTTGTTTTCCCGTCACCATTAACGAAATATTGTTTCTAGCTAAGAAATTTGATGTAGAGTGCAGGCTTCCGCTATCTTAAATTTTGAGATAACAAATTGCGCTTAACATGACCTCGCTTTTCCCTCACCAAAAAGCCAAAGCCCTAAAAGCTGGTAGCCGTCGCCCTGCTAAAGAACTATGCAGCGAGTGCGGACTATGCGACACATACTATATCCATTATGTCAAGGAAGCCTGTGCGTTTATCACCCAGCAGATAGACACCCTGGAAGAACAAACACACACTCGTTCTCGGAATCTTGATAACCCCGATGAACTCTACTTTGGTGTACATCAAGACATGATAGCGGCACGAAAACAGCAACCAATCGAAGGCGCACAATGGACGGGTATAGTCAGCACCATTGCTATCGAAATGCTCAATCGTGGTTTAGTTGAAGGCGTTGTCTGTGTCCAAAACAGCAAAGAAGACCGCTTTCAACCCATGCCCGTAATTGCCCGCACACCAGAAGAAATACTAGCAGCACGGGTAAATAAACCCACACTCTCCCCCAACCTTTCCATTTTGGAACAGGTAGAACAATCAGGGATGAAACGACTGTTAGTAATTGGCGTTGGTTGTCAAATCCAAGCACTCAGGGCAGTAGAAAAAAAATTAGGTCTAGAAAAGCTGTATGTTCTAGGTACACCTTGCGTAGATAACGTTACCCGCGCCGGACTGCAAAAATTCTTAGAAACCACCAGCCGATCGCCTGAGACAGTAGTACATTACGAATTCATGCAAGACTTCCGCATTCACTTCAAGCATGAAGACGGCTCAATTGAGAAAGTTCCCTTCTTCGGCTTAAAGACAAACCAACTCAAAGATATCTTTGCGCCATCTTGTATGAGTTGCTTTGATTACGTCAACTCCCTAGCGGATTTAGTCGTCGGTTATATGGGCGCACCCTTTGGTTGGCAGTGGATTGTTGTGAGAAATGATACAGGTAAAGAAATGCTGGACTTAGTGAAAGACCAGTTAGACACTCAGCCTGTGATGTCTGAGGGAAATCGGAAAGAAGCTGTACAACAGGGGATTCCTGCTTATGACAAGGGTGTAACTTTACCCATGTGGGTAGCGAAACTGATGGGGGTGGTGATTGATAAGATTGGCCCTAAAGGTTTAGAGTATGCGCGATTCTCAATTGATTCGCACTTTACAAGGAATTATTTGTTTGTGAAGCGGAATTATGGGGAGAAGTTGGAGGCGCACGTTCCGGAGTTTGCCAAGCGGATCGTTGGGCAGTATAAGTTACCGGAGTAATGTTTCGCGCCAAGGCGCAAAGACGCGAAGAAGGAAGATGAGATGATGGAGAATGAGATCGCTAAGGAGGTTGTTGATGCTGCATATAAGATTCATACAAGGTTAGGGCCTGGTTTGTTTGAATCTGTTTATGAGTCCGTTCTGGCTTATGAGTTAGAGAAGCGCGGATTGTGGGTGGTTAGGCAACAGACTATTCCTGTGATTTACGAAACTGTACGTTTGGAAGAAGGCTTTCGGGCTGACCTGATTGTTGAAGATAAAGTAATCATTGAAATCAAGTCTTTAGAAGCAATACATCCAGTACACAAAAAGCAACTGTTGACATACCTCCGCCTGACAGACAAACGCCTTGGCTTGCTAATTAACTTCGGTGAAGAACTAATCAAAAACGGCATCACCCGACTTGTCAATAACTTGTAAAATCAACATTCGCGCAAAACGCAAAACCCCTTTGTGCCTTTGCGCCTTTGCGCGAAACAAATCCTAAACTCTCCCCACCGCGTCGATCGCCGCCTCAAGAGCGATCGCCACATGAGTCCAGTGAGTCCCTCCTTGGCAATACACCACATAAGGCTCACGCAAAGGCCCATCCGCCGAAAACTCCAAGGTACTCCCCTCAATAAACGTCCCCCCAGCCATCACTACCTGACTCTCATACCCCGGCATAGCATCAGGAACAGGGTCAAGGTAAGAACCAATGGGAGAATGCTGTTGTATCGCCTTACAAAAGGCAATCAGTTTTTTCGCTGAACCCAATTTAATCGCCTGAATCACATCCCCACGGGGCGCAAGAGGTGCAGGATTGACCGGATAACCCAACTTGTCAAATACATACCCCGTGAGATAAGTCCCTTTCATCGCCTCCCCTACCATCTGCGGCGATAAAAATAACCCTTGGAACAACAGCCGATTTTGGTCAAAGGTCGCCCCGCCATAACTGCCAATCCCAGGGGCAGTCAGGCGACAGGCGGCCGCTTCTACCAAATCAGCCCGACCAGCCACATAACCCCCTGCGGTGACGATAGTACCACCGGGATTTTTGATTAATGACCCTGCCATTAAATCAGCACCGACGTGAGTGGGTTCTTGGATATCGATAAATTCCCCATAACAGTTATCAACAAAGCAAACTGTATGAGGATTTTGTTGTTTAACTAGATGTACAATTTTCTCTATATCGCTAATTAATAAGCTTGGTCGCCAAGAATAGCCACAAGAACGCTGAATTAACACTAAACGGGTGTTCTCAGTAATGCTAGTGCTTAAAGCTTCCCAATCTACAGTTCCCTGGGGTGTTAGCTCCAATTGGCGATATTTTATGCCAAACTCAATAAGAGAGCCTTGACCTTGACCCCGTAAACCAATTACTTCTTCGAGCGTATCGTAGGGAGAACCAACCACTGCTAGCATTTCATCCCCAGGACGGAGTACACCAAATAAAGCGCAAGCGATCGCGTGAGTTCCCGAAACAAACTGCACTCGCACAGCCGCCGCTTCTGCACCCATCACTTCCGCAAAAACTTGATCCAAAGTTTCTCGTCCCAAATCATCATGACCGTAACCACTTACACCTGCAAAGTGATGCGCCCCTACACGCTGATTGCGAAAGGCATCCAGCACTCTTTTCAGATTATGCTTGACCTGAGCGTCAATTCCAGAAAAAATCTCTAACAGTGCCTGTTCTGCTTGCCGCAGCTGTTCCAAGCTGTTCATTGCTTCCTCGTTAAAAAAATATATAAATATGCGGATTTTGGGTTCGCGCAGATTAGGCTGAACAATTTCAATACAGGTTACTGCATGACAATTGCTACTTCAACTAAACCTCAAATCAATTGGGTCAATACCCTATTTTTCCTCGGTCTACACATCGGCGCTCTCTTTGCCTTTGTTCCTGGTAACTTTAGCTGGGCAGCAGTTGGTGTAGCTTTCTTTCTTTACTGGGTAACTGGTGGTTTAGGCATTACCCTAGGATTTCACCGCCTCGTCACCCATCGCAGTTTCCAGACTCCCAAGTGGCTGGAGTATATCTTGGTATTTTGCGGAACTCTTGCTTGTCAAGGAGGACCAATCGAATGGGTCGGTACACATCGCATTCATCATCTACATTCCGATACTGAACCAGATCCCCATGATTCCAATAAAGGTTTCTGGTGGAGTCACATAGGTTGGCTGATTTATCACTCTCCTGCTCACGCTGATGTTCCTCGTTTTACCAAAGACATTGCCGAAGACCCAGTTTATCAGTTTTTACAGAAATATTTTATTTTTATCCAGATTGCTCTGGGTTTATTGCTGTTATATCTGGGCGGCTGGTCTTTTGTAGTCTGGGGAATTTTCGCTCGCATCGTTTGGGTTTACCATTGCACCTGGTTGGTGAACAGTGCTACCCATAAATTTGGCTATCGCAGCCATGACTCTGGTGATAACTCCACCAATTGCTGGTGGGTAGCTGTGCTAGTGTTTGGCGAAGGTTGGCACAATAATCACCACGCTTTTCAATACTCGGCTCGTCACGGTTTGGAATGGTGGGAAATTGACTTAACTTGGATGACAATTCAATTGTTGCAAGTGCTTGGCCTAGCTACTAATGTAAAACTTGCAGACAAAAAACAATAAGTCATTTATGATTAGTCATTAGTTTTTTACCAACAACTAATGACTAAAGATTTTTTTGGCAAATATCTAGTCGATTCTGCAAGAAAATACAAAATCTAATTACAGCTGTGTTTGTGTAACTTAGATTGCTATAATCCAGAACGACCAGTGTAAAGAAACTTTGCGGCCAGTTACTAAAAAGTAGCTTGGTGGACGATTCTGTTCGTTTTTCAGGTTTTCATGACTACATCAATCATCAAGAATCAAGAAATAAGTAATAACCTTGGTAGTTCCGAACTAAGGCTTAAAGATATTATCAAAACTTTGCCAAAGGAATGTTTTCAATTAAATCCTCGTAAAGCTTGGACACAAGCTATCATCAATGTTTTGATGGTCGGTTTAGGCTACTATAGCTTGACGATTTCTCCTTGGTTTCTCTTACCAATCGCTTGGATTTTTACAGGAACTGCTTTAACAGGTTTTTTTGTTATTGGTCATGATTGTGGACATCGTTCATTTGCCAAACGTCGTTGGGTAAATGATTTGGTGGGACATATATTCATGATGCCCTTAATATATCCCTTTCATAGTTGGCGGATTAAGCATAATCATCATCATAAACACACAAACAAGTTAGATGAAGATAATGCTTGGCATCCCATCAGACCAGAAGTATTTGGCAGTTGGGATAAAACTCGCCAATCTGCATTCGAGTTTTTTATGCGTAAAAAACTCTGGTGGGTTGGTTCAGTTGGACATTGGGCTGTTGTGCATTTTGATGCCAGAAAATTCAAACCTCAAGAGCGAGCAGATGTTAAACTTTCTGTAGCTGTAGTAGTCATATTTGCCGCAGTTGTTTTCCCTGTTCTCATCGCTACCACTGGTATTTGGGGATTTATTAAATTCTGGTTTATACCTTGGATGGTTTATCATTTTTGGATGAGTACCTTCACCATTGTTCACCACACTTACGCAGATGTACCTTTCACAGCAGCGCATAAGTGGAACGAGGCGATCGCACAGTTATTTGGTACGATTCATTGTGATTATCCCCGTTGGGTTGAATTCCTCTGTCACGATATTAATGTCCACGTTCCGCATCATATTTCTACTGCCATTCCCTCTTATAATTTGCGGCTAGCTTACAGCAGCATCAAAGAAAACTGGGGTTCTTATTTACATGATGAATTAAAGTTTTCTTGGCCTTTGATGAAGAAGATTACCAACGAATGTCAACTTTATGTAACTGATGTTGGTTATCAAACTTTTGATGAATATTACGCAGGAAAATAAACACTCTGACAACGAGTAACCCTATATACTAGAGTTACTGATTATCCTGAAAAGTAATACATATTCTGGCAATTTTCTCCTTGATGATTGCTCTATAAATTGCCAGAATTACTTTTTGCTTGTGCATTAACATTGCAAACATCATCGAGGCGAATTGAAATCCGACCTCAAACATAGTCCGTATTTACATCACCACTAAAGAATCAAGTGCAATCAACGACCGTTAACTTCGATAATTCTCATCTCAGTGAAGCCTCTCAGGACAACAATTCACTTCCCTTTACTCTTCAGGATTTAAAGGCTGCGATCCCCGCAGAATGTTTTCAACCTAATGTGAGTAAATCACTATTTTACTTCTTTCGCGATATCCTAATTATTGGTCTACTTTATGCAGTAGCTCATTACCTGGATTCTTGGTTTTTCTGGCCGATTTTTTGGCTGATGCAAGGAACAATGTTTTGGGCTTTGTTTGTAGTTGGGCATGATTGCGGACATCAATCTTTTTCTAAGCATAAATGGCTGAATGATTTGATTGGTCATCTATCTCACACACCAATCTTAGTGCCTTATCACGGTTGGCGTATTAGTCACAGAACCCATCACAAAAATACTGGCAATATCGATAATGATGAAAGCTGGTATCCTGTGACAGAATCGCAGTATAAGGAAATGCCTTTATTGCAAAAGATAGGCCGATATTATGTGTTTTTACTGGCTTATCCAGTGTATTTATTTAAGCGTTCTCCTAATAAGGAAGGCTCTCATTTTTTACCGAGTAGCTCACTATTTAAGCCTTCAGAAAAATGGGACGTTATTACTAGTACCGCGCTATGGGTTGGTATGGTAGGTTTATTGGGATTCCTTACCTACCAATGGGGTTGGATGTGGTTGCTGAAATACTATGCTGCACCCTACATTGTATTTGTCATCTGGTTAGATTTGGTGACATTTCTGCATCACACCGAGGC carries:
- a CDS encoding 16S rRNA (cytosine(967)-C(5))-methyltransferase — protein: MTNPRQIAFITLRDVHKGAYADVALDRVLQKFKLSDIDRRLVTELVYGSVRRQRTLDALIDQLATKKSHQQPSDLRSILHLGFYQLRYQERIPESAAVNTTVQLAKENGLAGLTGFVNGLLRQYVRLAQTLPDPLKLPENPVERLGILHSFPDWIIEVWLEQLGLEATERLCEWMNQTPTIDLRINPLRTSIEEVETSLTSAGILARWIPNLPQALRLIGNTGPIKNLPGFSQGWWVVQDASAQLVSHFLDPQPGEVVVDACAAPGGKTTHMAELMEDQGKIWACDRTASRLRKLKENAQRLGLHSIQICTGDSRDLSQFNHTADRVLLDAPCSGLGTLHRHADARWRQTPESVFELSTLQKELMSQTSNFVKPGGVLVYATCTLHPAENEDVITEFLTKHPDWQIVAPSLDSPYAGYATPQGWLKVWPHCEDMDGFFMVRLRKTNNSE
- a CDS encoding methionine gamma-lyase family protein, translated to MNSLEQLRQAEQALLEIFSGIDAQVKHNLKRVLDAFRNQRVGAHHFAGVSGYGHDDLGRETLDQVFAEVMGAEAAAVRVQFVSGTHAIACALFGVLRPGDEMLAVVGSPYDTLEEVIGLRGQGQGSLIEFGIKYRQLELTPQGTVDWEALSTSITENTRLVLIQRSCGYSWRPSLLISDIEKIVHLVKQQNPHTVCFVDNCYGEFIDIQEPTHVGADLMAGSLIKNPGGTIVTAGGYVAGRADLVEAAACRLTAPGIGSYGGATFDQNRLLFQGLFLSPQMVGEAMKGTYLTGYVFDKLGYPVNPAPLAPRGDVIQAIKLGSAKKLIAFCKAIQQHSPIGSYLDPVPDAMPGYESQVVMAGGTFIEGSTLEFSADGPLREPYVVYCQGGTHWTHVAIALEAAIDAVGRV
- a CDS encoding fatty acid desaturase → MTTSIIKNQEISNNLGSSELRLKDIIKTLPKECFQLNPRKAWTQAIINVLMVGLGYYSLTISPWFLLPIAWIFTGTALTGFFVIGHDCGHRSFAKRRWVNDLVGHIFMMPLIYPFHSWRIKHNHHHKHTNKLDEDNAWHPIRPEVFGSWDKTRQSAFEFFMRKKLWWVGSVGHWAVVHFDARKFKPQERADVKLSVAVVVIFAAVVFPVLIATTGIWGFIKFWFIPWMVYHFWMSTFTIVHHTYADVPFTAAHKWNEAIAQLFGTIHCDYPRWVEFLCHDINVHVPHHISTAIPSYNLRLAYSSIKENWGSYLHDELKFSWPLMKKITNECQLYVTDVGYQTFDEYYAGK
- a CDS encoding GxxExxY protein, which produces MMENEIAKEVVDAAYKIHTRLGPGLFESVYESVLAYELEKRGLWVVRQQTIPVIYETVRLEEGFRADLIVEDKVIIEIKSLEAIHPVHKKQLLTYLRLTDKRLGLLINFGEELIKNGITRLVNNL
- a CDS encoding Coenzyme F420 hydrogenase/dehydrogenase, beta subunit C-terminal domain, which codes for MTSLFPHQKAKALKAGSRRPAKELCSECGLCDTYYIHYVKEACAFITQQIDTLEEQTHTRSRNLDNPDELYFGVHQDMIAARKQQPIEGAQWTGIVSTIAIEMLNRGLVEGVVCVQNSKEDRFQPMPVIARTPEEILAARVNKPTLSPNLSILEQVEQSGMKRLLVIGVGCQIQALRAVEKKLGLEKLYVLGTPCVDNVTRAGLQKFLETTSRSPETVVHYEFMQDFRIHFKHEDGSIEKVPFFGLKTNQLKDIFAPSCMSCFDYVNSLADLVVGYMGAPFGWQWIVVRNDTGKEMLDLVKDQLDTQPVMSEGNRKEAVQQGIPAYDKGVTLPMWVAKLMGVVIDKIGPKGLEYARFSIDSHFTRNYLFVKRNYGEKLEAHVPEFAKRIVGQYKLPE
- a CDS encoding glycoside hydrolase 100 family protein, whose protein sequence is MQKINELLTDESIEASAWEALEKSILYYQGRPVGTVAAFDISVEALNYDQCFIRDFVSSALIFLIKGRTDIVRNFLEETLKLQPKERQLDAYKPGRGLIPASFKVVSDNGAEYLEADFGEHAIARVTPVDSCLWWILLLRAYVVATKDISLAYQPEFQTGIRLIMEICLANRFDMYPTLLVPDGACMIDRRMGIYGHPLELQVLFYAALRAAREMLICQGNQDIVEAIDNRLPLLCAHIRQHYWIDINRLNAIYRFKSEEYGKAAVNLFNIYVDSIPYYELDKWLPKKGGYLAGNVGPSQLDTRFFSLGNLMAIISDLATEEQAQAIMTLIEERWEDLVGDMPMKICYPALENEEYRIVTGCDPKNIPWSYHNAGSWPVLMWMLSAASIKTNKPYLVAKAIEIAQTRIFEDEWPEYYDGKKGRLIGKQARKYQTWTIAGFLLAKELIKDRNYLSLVSFDELPAELVSRACEFEISSVDPYMSR
- the psb35 gene encoding photosystem II assembly protein Psb35; the protein is MLILMQAADAVATGGSHFPLAFTLVYVVGFIAAVTIGSIAWYNSKRPVGWESKERPDFVPKVEKEETPGLGEPKS
- a CDS encoding acyl-CoA desaturase, with translation MTIATSTKPQINWVNTLFFLGLHIGALFAFVPGNFSWAAVGVAFFLYWVTGGLGITLGFHRLVTHRSFQTPKWLEYILVFCGTLACQGGPIEWVGTHRIHHLHSDTEPDPHDSNKGFWWSHIGWLIYHSPAHADVPRFTKDIAEDPVYQFLQKYFIFIQIALGLLLLYLGGWSFVVWGIFARIVWVYHCTWLVNSATHKFGYRSHDSGDNSTNCWWVAVLVFGEGWHNNHHAFQYSARHGLEWWEIDLTWMTIQLLQVLGLATNVKLADKKQ
- a CDS encoding fatty acid desaturase: MQSTTVNFDNSHLSEASQDNNSLPFTLQDLKAAIPAECFQPNVSKSLFYFFRDILIIGLLYAVAHYLDSWFFWPIFWLMQGTMFWALFVVGHDCGHQSFSKHKWLNDLIGHLSHTPILVPYHGWRISHRTHHKNTGNIDNDESWYPVTESQYKEMPLLQKIGRYYVFLLAYPVYLFKRSPNKEGSHFLPSSSLFKPSEKWDVITSTALWVGMVGLLGFLTYQWGWMWLLKYYAAPYIVFVIWLDLVTFLHHTEADIPWYRGDDWTFLKGAISSIDRNYGLVNHIHHDIGTHVAHHIFLNIPHYNLLKATEAIKPVMGEYYRKSEEPIWKALWRSCVSCHFVPDNGGKVYYTSNHK
- a CDS encoding tellurite resistance TerB family protein, with the translated sequence MVTDSNVKNLVKILIGAAWIDGKIQPEERQYLREIAQAKGLANDPEIKPWLYELVAVQPNECYTWVNEYLGDRPSTEDCENLIEAISGLIYSDGEVAIEEARLLTKLQELTKPNESNQSAQTALLKQIKKLYRRWVEVQN